The following are encoded together in the Pseudodesulfovibrio indicus genome:
- a CDS encoding two-component system sensor histidine kinase NtrB translates to MIEGSYIQDKRYVIGVIGDIPALLTFWQMFRDQTNDELLKEIGVVAAALPGETVLPGADDSGQVIPTYAGYKKMLENHPEINMVIEATGRPGLVHELRNYLPPAITLVERGAANFFINLLASNQIWVACKLDLLHTQNMLKTIIDQMEQEILFLDEKGRVMGMNQTVLERTGLPKKALMGLPYCDVFTHAPEGECEEWDDPFEKTMRTHAPAEATTSLVDRDGRVQYFRVYTNPVADEDGAINHVVAIRRDITQRRSMENRLQQAEKLASIGELSTYMAHEIRNPLFSISGFANSLMRSKGVDEKAREKLAIILDESRRLDEVLRSLMNFTRPTEAQVAEVDLNEVVTATMDVMRLPCSNQKVEAHVTLDESMARVHANPDLIKQCLINLIKNGLEAMPDGGKLFVTTAMNHDLAMLAVEDTGVGIPLDIRDKIFSPFFSTKDKGAGLGLAQIHKIVGELGGRVDLVSMEGVGTKVTLFLPPILAVEESGESG, encoded by the coding sequence ATGATCGAAGGTTCATACATTCAGGACAAGCGGTACGTCATCGGCGTCATCGGCGACATACCGGCCCTGCTGACCTTCTGGCAGATGTTCCGGGACCAGACCAACGACGAGCTTCTGAAGGAGATCGGCGTGGTGGCCGCCGCCCTGCCGGGCGAGACCGTGCTGCCCGGCGCCGACGATTCCGGCCAGGTCATCCCCACCTATGCGGGCTACAAGAAAATGCTGGAAAACCACCCCGAGATCAACATGGTCATCGAGGCCACGGGCCGTCCTGGGCTGGTCCACGAATTGCGCAACTACCTGCCGCCGGCCATCACCCTGGTGGAGCGCGGGGCGGCCAACTTCTTCATCAACCTGCTGGCCTCCAACCAGATCTGGGTGGCCTGCAAGCTCGACCTGCTGCACACCCAGAACATGCTCAAGACCATCATCGACCAGATGGAGCAGGAGATTCTGTTCCTGGACGAAAAGGGGCGGGTCATGGGCATGAACCAGACCGTGCTGGAACGCACCGGGCTGCCCAAGAAGGCGCTCATGGGGCTGCCCTACTGCGACGTCTTCACCCACGCCCCCGAAGGGGAGTGCGAGGAATGGGACGACCCCTTCGAGAAGACCATGCGGACCCACGCCCCGGCCGAGGCGACCACCAGCCTGGTGGACCGCGACGGGCGGGTGCAGTATTTCCGGGTCTATACCAACCCGGTGGCGGACGAGGACGGCGCGATAAACCACGTGGTGGCCATCCGCCGCGACATCACCCAGCGCCGGAGCATGGAGAACCGGCTGCAACAGGCCGAGAAGCTGGCCTCCATCGGCGAGCTGTCCACCTACATGGCCCACGAGATCCGCAATCCGCTCTTCTCCATCAGCGGGTTCGCCAACTCGCTCATGCGCAGCAAGGGCGTGGACGAGAAGGCGCGCGAAAAGCTGGCCATCATCCTGGACGAGTCCCGGCGGCTGGACGAGGTCCTGCGCAGCCTGATGAACTTCACCCGGCCCACCGAGGCGCAGGTGGCCGAGGTGGACCTGAACGAGGTGGTCACGGCCACCATGGACGTCATGCGGCTGCCGTGCTCCAACCAGAAGGTCGAGGCCCACGTCACCCTGGACGAGTCCATGGCCCGGGTGCACGCCAACCCGGACCTGATCAAGCAGTGCCTCATCAACCTGATCAAGAACGGGCTGGAGGCCATGCCCGACGGCGGCAAGCTGTTCGTGACCACGGCCATGAACCACGACCTGGCCATGCTCGCGGTGGAGGACACCGGCGTGGGCATCCCCCTCGACATCCGCGACAAGATTTTCAGCCCGTTCTTCTCCACCAAGGACAAGGGCGCGGGGCTGGGGCTGGCCCAGATACACAAGATCGTGGGCGAGCTGGGCGGTCGCGTGGACCTGGTCTCCATGGAGGGGGTCGGGACCAAGGTGACCCTGTTCCTGCCGCCCATTTTGGCGGTTGAAGAATCCGGCGAGTCCGGTTAG
- the rdgB gene encoding RdgB/HAM1 family non-canonical purine NTP pyrophosphatase, with the protein MDTIVLATNNKGKIRELSVMLEPFGVTVKSLGEFPEIGDIPETGETFLDNAFIKARTVAKLTGLVAVADDSGIEVDALDGRPGVYSARYAGEQHDDHDNNEKMLAELHGVPDEKRTGRYRCVMAASAPNGAEISADGAYDIVVGHGYKGKGGFGYDVIVLDPELGLHVAELDPEVKNKRSHRGKAMRKLLELWPDFWEKANK; encoded by the coding sequence ATGGACACCATCGTTCTGGCGACCAACAACAAGGGCAAGATTCGCGAACTCTCCGTCATGCTGGAGCCCTTCGGGGTCACGGTCAAGAGCCTGGGCGAGTTCCCGGAGATAGGCGACATCCCCGAGACCGGCGAGACCTTTCTGGACAACGCCTTCATCAAGGCCCGCACCGTGGCCAAGCTGACCGGCCTGGTGGCCGTTGCCGACGACTCCGGCATCGAGGTGGACGCCCTCGACGGCCGCCCCGGCGTCTATTCCGCACGTTATGCGGGCGAGCAGCACGACGACCACGACAACAACGAAAAGATGCTCGCCGAGCTGCACGGCGTGCCCGACGAAAAACGCACGGGCCGCTACCGCTGCGTCATGGCCGCCTCCGCCCCCAACGGCGCGGAGATCAGCGCGGACGGCGCCTACGACATCGTGGTCGGCCACGGCTACAAGGGCAAGGGCGGCTTCGGCTACGACGTCATCGTCCTCGACCCCGAACTGGGCCTGCACGTCGCCGAACTGGACCCCGAAGTCAAAAACAAGCGCTCCCACCGAGGCAAGGCCATGCGGAAGCTCTTGGAGCTGTGGCCCGATTTTTGGGAGAAGGCCAACAAGTAG
- a CDS encoding NAD(P)/FAD-dependent oxidoreductase, whose protein sequence is MDTDHVSSKTMETRDVPGLYVIGETLDVTGHLGGFNLHWAFASGQACGVAL, encoded by the coding sequence GTGGACACGGACCACGTCTCCTCCAAAACCATGGAAACCCGCGACGTACCGGGGTTGTATGTGATCGGAGAAACCCTCGACGTCACCGGCCATCTGGGCGGCTTCAATCTACATTGGGCGTTCGCCTCGGGCCAGGCTTGCGGGGTGGCCTTGTAG
- a CDS encoding DJ-1/PfpI family protein, with protein MAAKKILMLVGDFVEDYEAMVPFQMLVMVGHEVHTVCPGKKAGETVATAVHDFEGHQTYSEKPGHNFGITTTFEEIKAEDYDALVIPGGRAPEYLRLNPDVIKCVQHFAKANKPIAAICHGPQLLTAADVIKGKTCTAYPAVKPDIDGAGAAWCEVNATASNACTDGNIVTAPAWPAHPEWMRAFLKVLGSTIEP; from the coding sequence ATGGCAGCCAAGAAAATACTGATGTTGGTCGGCGACTTCGTGGAAGACTACGAAGCCATGGTTCCCTTTCAGATGCTCGTCATGGTCGGCCATGAGGTCCACACGGTCTGCCCCGGCAAGAAGGCGGGCGAGACCGTGGCCACCGCCGTGCACGATTTCGAGGGGCACCAGACCTACTCCGAGAAACCGGGCCACAATTTCGGCATCACCACCACCTTCGAGGAGATCAAGGCCGAGGACTACGACGCCCTGGTCATTCCCGGCGGGCGCGCCCCGGAATACCTGCGCCTCAACCCGGACGTCATCAAGTGCGTGCAGCATTTCGCCAAGGCCAACAAGCCCATCGCGGCCATCTGCCACGGCCCGCAGCTGCTGACCGCCGCCGACGTTATCAAGGGCAAGACCTGCACCGCCTACCCGGCGGTCAAGCCGGACATCGACGGCGCGGGAGCCGCCTGGTGCGAAGTCAACGCCACGGCCTCCAACGCCTGCACGGACGGCAACATCGTCACCGCCCCGGCCTGGCCCGCCCATCCCGAATGGATGCGCGCCTTCCTCAAGGTGCTCGGCTCCACCATCGAGCCGTAG
- a CDS encoding exodeoxyribonuclease III encodes MIIYSWNVNGYRAVLKKDFRDWLDGCGGDVVMLQETKAEPDQLDPEDREPDSFSNHYWNWSKKKKGYSGVACFANPEPLSVSTGLPDVRFRDEGRVLHLEYPDFHLFNIYFPNGQMSDERLDFKMGFYDCFLDHAETLRKTKPIVVGGDFNTAHREIDLKNPKANAERSGFLPVERAWIDKFIEHGYVDTFRLFEDGPHHYSWWSYRFNARKNNAGWRIDYFFVSEELKDRVTRAWIEPDVLGSDHCPIGVEIDV; translated from the coding sequence ATGATCATCTACTCATGGAACGTCAACGGCTACCGCGCCGTGCTCAAGAAGGACTTCCGCGACTGGCTCGACGGCTGCGGCGGCGACGTGGTCATGCTCCAGGAGACCAAGGCCGAGCCGGACCAGCTCGACCCCGAGGACCGCGAGCCGGACTCCTTCTCCAACCACTACTGGAACTGGTCCAAGAAAAAGAAAGGCTACTCCGGCGTGGCCTGCTTCGCCAACCCCGAGCCGCTCTCGGTCTCCACCGGCCTGCCCGACGTCCGGTTCCGCGACGAGGGCCGCGTGCTGCACCTCGAATACCCGGACTTCCACCTCTTCAACATCTATTTCCCCAACGGCCAGATGTCCGACGAGCGCCTGGACTTCAAGATGGGGTTCTACGACTGCTTCCTGGACCACGCCGAAACCCTGCGCAAGACCAAGCCCATCGTGGTCGGCGGCGACTTCAACACCGCCCACCGGGAAATCGACCTCAAGAACCCCAAGGCCAATGCCGAACGGTCCGGGTTCCTGCCCGTCGAGCGTGCCTGGATCGACAAATTCATCGAACACGGCTACGTCGACACCTTCCGGCTCTTCGAAGACGGCCCCCACCACTACTCCTGGTGGTCCTACCGCTTCAACGCCCGCAAGAACAACGCGGGTTGGCGCATCGACTACTTCTTCGTGTCCGAAGAACTCAAGGACCGCGTCACCCGCGCCTGGATCGAACCCGACGTCCTCGGCTCCGACCACTGCCCCATCGGCGTGGAAATCGACGTTTAG
- the thpR gene encoding RNA 2',3'-cyclic phosphodiesterase — protein MARLFVGIGLPETYRQSLSPLTTSLSRLTDNCINWSRPDTWHLTLKFLGETEEARIPAIKDALSTLDFPRFTLQAGGAGAFPNAQRPKVLWLGLAQGADQAAGLASGIEDALAAVGVPREQKRFRPHLTLGRVRRPGPGNHQPLLDAAAQTQWPPFTVNRFTLYQSTLAPTGATHTVLAEFALAG, from the coding sequence ATGGCCCGCCTGTTCGTCGGCATTGGCTTACCGGAGACTTACCGTCAATCGCTCAGCCCCCTCACAACCTCACTTTCCAGGCTTACCGATAACTGCATTAACTGGTCCAGACCCGACACCTGGCACCTGACCCTCAAGTTCCTGGGCGAGACCGAAGAGGCGCGCATTCCTGCCATCAAGGACGCCCTCTCAACCCTCGATTTCCCCCGCTTCACCCTCCAGGCCGGGGGCGCGGGCGCGTTCCCCAATGCCCAACGCCCCAAGGTGCTCTGGCTCGGTCTGGCCCAAGGCGCCGACCAGGCCGCCGGGCTGGCCTCCGGCATTGAAGACGCCCTCGCCGCCGTCGGCGTGCCGCGCGAACAAAAACGGTTCCGCCCGCACCTGACCCTGGGCCGGGTGCGCAGGCCCGGACCCGGCAACCACCAACCGCTCCTGGACGCCGCCGCCCAAACCCAATGGCCGCCGTTCACCGTCAACCGGTTCACCCTCTACCAAAGCACCCTCGCCCCCACCGGCGCCACCCACACGGTCCTGGCCGAGTTTGCGCTGGCTGGGTGA
- a CDS encoding TAXI family TRAP transporter solute-binding subunit, producing the protein MRRPPFLIVPLVLLLLACGCSQEPREAPPAQAGEPEERSLTLTFNGGPKGGTFNYFANKMASLISDEVGWLDIQTKSSGGSVDNLLALCSGRADMAIVYAGDAFLGRIGKLHCPETKYVNARALAFLYGAPAQLVVRRDAAINTVLDLRGKVVAVGNPGSGAAVSAERFFKHLDLWKHIDHRPLGYSEAAGDFADGTVDAFWVLVGYPNAAVIEASTRTPIKILDLHDAATVSGFYQLYPFYTQATIPEGTYEGQQTPVHTFQDSALWCARAGIDGNAVYRSLGAVFSEDRLADLRRTHRAAWEMSLENGIRNLSIPLHPGAIRFWSGHDLDIPPILMP; encoded by the coding sequence ATGCGTCGTCCGCCTTTCCTGATCGTGCCGCTCGTGCTTTTGCTGCTGGCCTGCGGGTGCTCCCAGGAGCCCCGGGAAGCCCCGCCCGCGCAGGCAGGCGAGCCGGAGGAACGGAGCCTGACCCTGACCTTCAACGGCGGCCCCAAGGGCGGCACCTTCAACTACTTCGCCAACAAGATGGCGAGCCTGATCTCCGACGAGGTCGGCTGGCTGGATATCCAGACCAAGAGCTCCGGCGGCTCGGTGGACAACCTGCTGGCCCTGTGTTCGGGCCGGGCGGACATGGCCATCGTCTATGCGGGCGACGCCTTCCTCGGCCGCATCGGCAAACTGCACTGCCCGGAAACCAAGTACGTCAACGCCCGCGCCCTGGCCTTCCTCTACGGCGCACCCGCCCAACTGGTGGTCCGACGCGATGCGGCCATCAACACGGTCCTTGACCTGCGCGGCAAGGTCGTGGCCGTGGGCAATCCCGGATCGGGCGCGGCGGTGTCGGCCGAACGGTTCTTCAAGCACCTGGACCTCTGGAAGCACATCGACCACCGGCCCCTGGGCTATTCCGAGGCCGCCGGGGACTTCGCCGACGGCACGGTGGACGCCTTCTGGGTCCTGGTCGGGTACCCCAACGCGGCGGTCATCGAGGCCTCGACCCGCACGCCGATCAAGATCCTGGACCTGCACGACGCGGCCACGGTCTCCGGCTTCTACCAGCTCTACCCGTTCTACACCCAGGCGACCATCCCGGAAGGGACCTACGAGGGCCAGCAAACCCCGGTGCACACCTTCCAGGACTCGGCCCTGTGGTGCGCCCGCGCGGGGATCGACGGGAACGCCGTGTACCGGAGCCTTGGCGCGGTCTTCTCCGAGGACCGGCTGGCGGACCTGCGCCGCACCCACCGCGCGGCCTGGGAGATGAGCCTGGAAAACGGCATCCGCAACCTGTCCATCCCGCTCCACCCCGGGGCGATCCGGTTCTGGTCCGGACACGACCTGGACATCCCGCCCATCCTCATGCCCTGA
- a CDS encoding TRAP transporter permease has translation MYEKLSKFERFLFDFLSVGMVLFYSWSAIFEPAATQYHRGIYVIITYILIFLIYKSRSLIMRIVDYLLMAASVLSVGYWIINFEAINYRTGIETDLDKWMAMIGVLIGIELARRVVGNVFVIIGVAMLLFGMYGAHMPELIAHAGASFPDLCTSIFYRSDGVFGIMANVLATYIILFVLFGAFLEQCGAQRFFIDWPLAAVGHKIGGPAKVSVIASGLFGSISGSAIANTVSTGSFTIPMMKKAGFKPHVAGGIEPAASIGGMFMPPIMGAGGFIMAEMTGLPYSQIMLIAIFPALMYFFSVFVMVHYEAKKDNIVGERYKENAMTIFKNEWLYTLPLVGITIFMLAGYSPGYSAIVGLAICIGLSFKDDTQRIDPTLLIVMAFMVICPWLLKLVGLVGGKEAATAIRPFLSGRVLMLYGLIAAAGFYFYRKKSRLDDSGQTFVVIATLLGVSVLMVLVHKVPAMISPEFAKSFNLIFNKEIILLVGLLIAAAVFAYPRGERNELRGFVIASRVGTINSLKIGATVGVIGIIIGVLTYSGLVLTFADIVIELAHGNLVYTILLIALASLILGMGVPVTAAYLITAVVAVPALTHLGVNEVAAHMIVYWLSQDSNITPPVCIAAFAGATIAGANMWRTAFTSFKFAKFLYLAPFLFAYIPAFSLDASIQQIVVWFAIITVVVYAYAWFMSFIWFKPLKRMLSGAPA, from the coding sequence ATGTACGAAAAATTATCGAAATTCGAACGATTTCTCTTCGACTTCCTGTCGGTGGGGATGGTCCTCTTCTACTCCTGGTCGGCCATCTTCGAACCGGCGGCGACACAGTATCACCGGGGCATATACGTCATCATCACGTATATCCTCATTTTCCTGATCTACAAATCCAGAAGCCTGATCATGCGCATCGTGGACTACCTGCTCATGGCCGCGTCAGTGCTCTCCGTGGGCTACTGGATCATCAACTTCGAGGCCATCAACTACCGCACCGGCATCGAGACCGACCTGGACAAGTGGATGGCCATGATCGGCGTGCTGATCGGCATCGAGCTGGCACGGCGCGTGGTGGGCAACGTCTTCGTCATCATCGGCGTGGCCATGCTCCTGTTCGGCATGTACGGGGCGCACATGCCGGAACTCATCGCCCATGCGGGCGCGAGCTTCCCGGACCTGTGCACCTCCATCTTCTACCGCTCCGACGGCGTGTTCGGCATCATGGCCAACGTGCTCGCCACCTACATCATCCTGTTCGTGCTCTTCGGCGCGTTCCTGGAGCAGTGCGGGGCGCAGCGGTTCTTCATCGACTGGCCGCTGGCCGCCGTGGGCCACAAGATCGGCGGCCCGGCCAAGGTCTCGGTCATCGCCTCCGGCCTGTTCGGGTCCATCTCCGGCTCGGCCATCGCCAACACCGTGTCCACCGGCTCCTTCACCATCCCGATGATGAAGAAGGCGGGCTTCAAGCCCCACGTGGCGGGCGGCATCGAACCTGCGGCCTCCATCGGCGGCATGTTCATGCCCCCGATCATGGGCGCGGGCGGGTTCATCATGGCGGAGATGACCGGCCTGCCCTACTCGCAGATCATGCTCATCGCCATCTTCCCCGCGCTCATGTACTTCTTCTCCGTGTTCGTCATGGTCCATTACGAGGCCAAGAAGGACAACATCGTGGGCGAGCGGTACAAGGAAAACGCCATGACCATCTTCAAGAACGAATGGCTGTACACCCTGCCGCTGGTGGGCATCACCATCTTCATGCTGGCCGGCTACTCGCCCGGCTATTCGGCCATCGTCGGCCTGGCCATCTGCATCGGCCTGTCCTTCAAGGACGACACCCAGCGCATCGACCCGACCCTGCTCATCGTCATGGCCTTCATGGTCATCTGCCCCTGGCTGCTCAAGCTGGTCGGGCTGGTGGGCGGCAAGGAGGCGGCAACGGCCATCCGGCCGTTCCTGTCCGGCCGCGTCCTGATGCTCTACGGCCTGATCGCGGCCGCCGGATTCTACTTCTACCGCAAGAAGAGCCGCCTGGACGACAGCGGCCAGACCTTCGTGGTCATCGCCACGCTGCTGGGCGTCTCGGTGCTGATGGTCCTGGTCCACAAGGTCCCGGCCATGATCAGCCCGGAATTCGCCAAGTCGTTCAACCTGATCTTCAACAAGGAGATCATCCTCCTGGTCGGGCTGCTGATCGCGGCGGCGGTCTTCGCCTATCCCCGGGGGGAGCGGAACGAGCTGCGCGGGTTCGTCATCGCCTCCCGCGTGGGCACCATCAACTCGCTCAAGATCGGCGCCACCGTCGGCGTCATCGGCATCATCATCGGCGTGCTGACGTACTCCGGCCTGGTGCTGACCTTCGCCGACATCGTCATCGAGCTGGCCCACGGCAACCTGGTCTACACCATCCTGCTCATCGCCCTGGCGTCGCTGATCCTCGGCATGGGCGTGCCGGTCACCGCGGCCTACCTGATCACCGCCGTGGTCGCCGTCCCGGCCCTCACCCACCTGGGGGTCAACGAGGTTGCGGCGCACATGATCGTGTACTGGCTGTCCCAGGACTCCAACATCACGCCGCCGGTCTGCATCGCCGCCTTTGCGGGCGCGACCATCGCCGGAGCCAACATGTGGCGGACCGCGTTCACCTCGTTCAAGTTCGCCAAGTTCCTCTACCTGGCGCCGTTCCTGTTCGCCTACATCCCGGCCTTCTCCCTGGATGCCTCCATCCAGCAGATCGTCGTGTGGTTCGCCATCATCACGGTGGTCGTCTACGCCTACGCCTGGTTCATGAGCTTCATCTGGTTCAAGCCGCTGAAGCGCATGCTCTCCGGAGCGCCCGCCTAA
- a CDS encoding TAXI family TRAP transporter solute-binding subunit, translated as MKRILTLVLALALVFGMSFNAQAKKRYVFGGGPAGGTFQVVANAIQVFGPIKNNPDFSIKAQSSGGSTENLRTVNAGRSAFGTVYAGEVFLGRNGKMTGDPNKYDKVLVVGYLYGAPAQLVVRKGSGINSAKDLVGKKVGVGNAGSGAFANCERFFTHLGIWDKIERNAMGYNDAAQAFGNEQLDAFWLLTAFPSGAVIMAAQTNDIDLVNVGKDAEDTGYYTAYPYFGKLNIPAGTYRGVDHDTPSFFDSALLVANADVSADDVYALLKAVWSDEGLKHMVDQKKTFKAMSVADGLKGVNPAATPAAPRRRTVLEGNGRSEVTPHTLSP; from the coding sequence ATGAAACGGATTCTGACTCTGGTCTTGGCTCTCGCCCTTGTTTTCGGCATGTCCTTCAACGCGCAAGCCAAGAAACGCTACGTCTTCGGCGGCGGACCGGCCGGCGGCACCTTCCAGGTGGTCGCCAACGCCATCCAGGTCTTCGGCCCCATCAAGAACAACCCCGACTTCTCCATCAAGGCCCAGTCCTCCGGCGGCTCCACCGAGAACCTGCGCACCGTCAACGCGGGCCGCTCCGCCTTCGGCACCGTGTATGCGGGCGAGGTCTTCCTCGGCCGCAACGGCAAGATGACCGGCGACCCGAACAAGTACGACAAGGTCCTGGTCGTGGGCTACCTCTACGGCGCCCCGGCCCAGCTCGTCGTGCGCAAGGGTTCCGGCATCAACTCCGCCAAGGACCTGGTCGGCAAGAAGGTCGGCGTGGGCAACGCCGGTTCCGGCGCGTTCGCCAACTGCGAGCGGTTCTTCACCCACCTGGGCATCTGGGACAAGATCGAGCGTAACGCCATGGGCTACAACGACGCCGCCCAGGCCTTCGGCAACGAACAGCTCGACGCCTTCTGGCTGCTGACCGCCTTCCCGTCCGGCGCCGTGATCATGGCCGCCCAGACCAACGACATCGACCTGGTCAACGTGGGCAAGGACGCCGAGGACACCGGCTACTACACCGCCTACCCCTACTTCGGAAAGCTGAACATCCCCGCAGGCACCTATCGCGGCGTGGATCACGACACCCCCTCCTTCTTCGACTCCGCCCTGCTCGTCGCCAACGCCGACGTGTCCGCGGACGACGTCTACGCGCTGCTCAAGGCCGTCTGGTCCGACGAGGGCCTGAAGCACATGGTCGACCAAAAGAAGACCTTCAAGGCCATGAGCGTGGCCGACGGCCTCAAGGGCGTGAACCCGGCCGCGACCCCCGCTGCACCCCGGCGCCGAACGGTTCTGGAAGGAAATGGGCGTTCTGAAGTAACACCCCACACGCTCTCACCATAG
- a CDS encoding RNA methyltransferase, which translates to MLDELTVVLFRPKYPENIGSAARACLNMGVSRLVVVDPYNFNMEKALPLATAHARHILETARIVDTLAEAVEGCTAVFGTTARTGGWRKGIMSPETLAGVVDERLRGGGRVAIVFGPEDKGLTNEETSICSGLMTIPTSREGTSLNLAQAVVVVLYECFKRSLAGPFVPDGPPEERAATIPEQEALFANLQQSLLAIDFLKDDNPDYWMLPVRRFFSKVNLKRNEFNLLMGVCRQVQWFVERYGPKK; encoded by the coding sequence ATGCTCGACGAACTCACGGTGGTCCTGTTCCGCCCCAAATACCCTGAAAACATCGGCTCCGCGGCCCGCGCCTGCCTGAACATGGGCGTTTCCAGGCTGGTGGTGGTGGACCCGTACAATTTCAATATGGAGAAGGCGCTGCCCCTGGCCACAGCCCACGCGCGCCACATTCTCGAGACCGCGCGCATCGTGGACACCCTGGCCGAGGCCGTGGAGGGGTGCACCGCCGTCTTCGGCACCACCGCGCGCACCGGCGGCTGGCGAAAGGGAATCATGAGCCCCGAGACCCTGGCGGGCGTGGTCGACGAGCGGCTCCGGGGCGGCGGCAGGGTGGCCATCGTGTTCGGCCCCGAGGACAAGGGGCTGACCAACGAGGAAACGTCCATCTGCTCCGGCCTGATGACCATCCCCACCAGCCGTGAGGGCACTTCCCTGAACCTGGCCCAGGCCGTGGTCGTGGTCCTGTACGAATGCTTCAAGCGGTCCCTGGCCGGGCCGTTCGTGCCGGACGGCCCCCCGGAGGAGCGCGCCGCGACCATCCCCGAGCAGGAGGCGCTGTTCGCCAATCTCCAGCAGAGCCTCCTGGCCATCGATTTTCTCAAGGACGACAACCCGGACTACTGGATGCTCCCGGTGCGCCGTTTCTTCAGCAAGGTCAACCTGAAGCGCAACGAGTTCAATCTGCTCATGGGCGTCTGCCGCCAGGTGCAGTGGTTCGTGGAGCGGTACGGGCCCAAGAAATAG